A DNA window from Hordeum vulgare subsp. vulgare chromosome 1H, MorexV3_pseudomolecules_assembly, whole genome shotgun sequence contains the following coding sequences:
- the LOC123440559 gene encoding uncharacterized protein LOC123440559 isoform X1, which yields MLGQLTQPISSWARVGHGAPQKSLTTVMRRVLLPPSDVHTAASRVPGGTGLGGAMEEKRGREGRGGKKEAEKGERAAAYQRRHRLPPRRGSRLERNRAKMNGAERSGLDLLLDLLHLLKQDLDHATVWGLHW from the exons ATGCTCGGCCAGCTTACACAGCCGATTTCCTCATGGGCTCGGGTAGGGCATGGCGCCCCTCAGAAATCCCTAACCACCGTCATGCGCAGGGTCCTCCTCCCCCCGTCCGATGTCCACACGGCAGCATCTAGGGTTCCAGGGGGCACGGGACTTGGTGGCGCCATGGAAGAAAAGCGGGGTAGAGAAGGGAGAGGAGGGAAGAAGGAGGCAGAGAAGGGAGAGCGCGCAGCAGCTTACCAGCGCCGCCACCGGTTGCCTCCACGACGAGGGAGTCGCCTCGAGCGGAACAGAGCCAAGATGAACGGAGCCGAGCGAAGCG GTCTGGATCTGCTTCTCGATCTCCTTCACCTGTTAAAGCAAG ATCTGGACCATGCGACTGTCTGGGGATTGCATTGGTAG
- the LOC123440559 gene encoding uncharacterized protein LOC123440559 isoform X2, translating into MLGQLTQPISSWARVGHGAPQKSLTTVMRRVLLPPSDVHTAASRVPGGTGLGGAMEEKRGREGRGGKKEAEKGERAAAYQRRHRLPPRRGSRLERNRAKMNGAERSGLDLLLDLLHLLKQGHHQDPYHLLL; encoded by the exons ATGCTCGGCCAGCTTACACAGCCGATTTCCTCATGGGCTCGGGTAGGGCATGGCGCCCCTCAGAAATCCCTAACCACCGTCATGCGCAGGGTCCTCCTCCCCCCGTCCGATGTCCACACGGCAGCATCTAGGGTTCCAGGGGGCACGGGACTTGGTGGCGCCATGGAAGAAAAGCGGGGTAGAGAAGGGAGAGGAGGGAAGAAGGAGGCAGAGAAGGGAGAGCGCGCAGCAGCTTACCAGCGCCGCCACCGGTTGCCTCCACGACGAGGGAGTCGCCTCGAGCGGAACAGAGCCAAGATGAACGGAGCCGAGCGAAGCG GTCTGGATCTGCTTCTCGATCTCCTTCACCTGTTAAAGCAAG GTCATCATCAAGATCCCTATCACCTGCTGCT GTGA